A single window of Actinoallomurus bryophytorum DNA harbors:
- the pheT gene encoding phenylalanine--tRNA ligase subunit beta, protein MRVPISWLREYAELPAEATTREVARRLIAAGLEVETVDELGADLTGPLVVGRVLAVEELTEFKKPIRYCQVDIGNPDPQNIICGAANFAEGDLVAVILPGGVLPGGFEISARKTYGHVSEGMICSERELGMGDGHDGILVLPESSGAVPGQDAAELLQLRDDVLDIAVTPDRGYTASIRGVAREAATAFSVPFKDPAAELPPEEAADSYPASIADPSACSRYVLREVRGLDPAAPSPLWLVRRLQKCGVRSISLAVDITNYLMLELGQPLHAWDRGKLQGPIVVRRAESGERMETLDHVVRDLDPGDILITDESGPVNIAGVMGGLTTEIDEKSTEIVIEAAHFSPEAIGRTARRHKLHSDSSYRFERGVDHEIQRQAAAIAVRMLAELGGAQVVPGETNLRAPVEPVVITIDADHPDRVAGMSYGRDTVVRRLREVGCEVSGEDVLTVTPPSWRPDLRDPNDLAEEVIRLEGYENIPARAPRSVAGRGLTPAQRLRRRVGRALAAAGYSEVLSYPFASESDGDSLQLPADDDRRRALRLANPLTEDEPLLRTTLLPGLFRALARNVGRGFGDVALFEMGLVYRPKPGAAVAPPPRLPVDRGPTADELAAIEAALPGQPLRVGAVLAGEHDLTGWWGEGRPANWADAIEAARIIAREAGVELEVKADRHAPWHPGRCAVLMAGDVLVGHAGELHPRVIKAYDLPPRTCAMELDLTRLEPLAAGMVPAPDITTFPVATQDVALIVPETVAAADVEAALRAGVDGHGAGELLESIRLFDLYTGEQAGEGNKSLAYTMRFRAADRTLTAEETTGARDAAVAEAAERVGAVLRGG, encoded by the coding sequence ATGCGCGTCCCGATTTCCTGGCTGCGCGAGTACGCCGAGCTGCCGGCCGAGGCGACGACCCGCGAGGTCGCACGCCGGCTGATCGCCGCGGGCCTCGAGGTGGAGACCGTCGACGAGCTGGGCGCGGATCTGACCGGACCGCTCGTGGTGGGCCGGGTCCTGGCGGTCGAGGAGCTCACGGAGTTCAAGAAGCCGATCCGCTACTGCCAGGTCGACATCGGCAACCCCGACCCCCAGAACATCATCTGCGGCGCTGCCAACTTCGCCGAGGGCGACCTGGTCGCGGTCATCCTGCCGGGCGGCGTGCTGCCCGGCGGCTTCGAGATCAGCGCCCGCAAGACGTACGGCCACGTGTCGGAGGGCATGATCTGCTCCGAGCGCGAGCTCGGCATGGGCGACGGCCACGACGGCATCCTGGTGCTGCCCGAGTCCTCCGGTGCCGTACCCGGCCAGGACGCCGCCGAACTGCTGCAGCTGCGCGACGACGTGCTGGACATCGCCGTGACCCCGGACCGGGGCTACACCGCCTCGATCCGCGGCGTCGCGCGCGAGGCCGCCACCGCGTTCTCGGTGCCGTTCAAAGATCCGGCGGCGGAGCTGCCCCCCGAGGAGGCCGCGGACTCCTATCCGGCCTCCATCGCCGACCCGTCGGCATGCTCGCGCTACGTGCTGCGCGAGGTACGCGGCCTGGACCCGGCGGCGCCGAGCCCGCTCTGGCTGGTGCGGCGGCTGCAGAAGTGCGGCGTCCGCTCGATCTCGCTGGCCGTCGACATCACCAACTACCTCATGCTCGAGCTGGGCCAGCCCCTGCACGCCTGGGACCGCGGCAAGCTCCAGGGCCCGATCGTCGTACGCCGGGCCGAGAGCGGCGAGCGGATGGAGACCCTCGACCACGTCGTACGCGACCTGGACCCCGGGGACATCCTCATCACCGACGAGTCCGGCCCGGTCAACATCGCCGGCGTGATGGGCGGTCTGACCACCGAGATCGACGAGAAGTCCACCGAGATCGTCATCGAGGCGGCGCACTTCTCGCCCGAGGCGATCGGGCGTACGGCACGCCGGCACAAGCTGCACAGCGACTCCTCCTACCGGTTCGAGCGCGGCGTCGACCACGAGATCCAGCGGCAGGCCGCGGCGATCGCGGTGCGCATGCTCGCCGAGCTCGGTGGCGCCCAGGTCGTGCCGGGGGAGACGAACCTCCGTGCGCCGGTCGAGCCGGTCGTGATCACGATCGACGCCGACCATCCCGACCGGGTGGCGGGCATGTCCTACGGCCGCGACACGGTCGTGCGCCGCCTGCGCGAGGTCGGCTGTGAGGTGTCCGGGGAGGACGTGCTGACCGTGACGCCGCCGTCGTGGCGGCCGGACCTGCGCGACCCGAACGACCTCGCCGAGGAGGTCATCCGCCTCGAGGGGTATGAGAACATCCCGGCCCGCGCGCCGCGCTCGGTGGCCGGACGCGGTCTCACACCGGCCCAGCGTCTGCGACGGCGCGTGGGCCGGGCGCTCGCCGCGGCCGGCTACTCCGAGGTGCTCAGCTACCCGTTCGCCTCCGAGAGCGACGGCGACTCCCTGCAACTGCCCGCCGACGACGACCGGCGGCGGGCCCTGCGGCTGGCGAACCCGCTCACCGAGGACGAGCCGCTGCTGCGTACGACCCTGCTGCCGGGGCTGTTCCGCGCGCTGGCGCGCAACGTCGGACGCGGCTTCGGGGACGTGGCGCTGTTCGAGATGGGCCTGGTGTACCGGCCGAAGCCGGGCGCGGCCGTTGCGCCTCCGCCACGCCTCCCGGTCGACCGGGGTCCGACGGCGGACGAGCTCGCCGCGATCGAGGCCGCCCTTCCGGGCCAGCCGCTACGCGTCGGCGCGGTCCTGGCCGGCGAACACGACCTGACCGGCTGGTGGGGCGAGGGCCGCCCGGCCAACTGGGCGGACGCCATCGAGGCCGCCCGGATCATCGCGAGGGAGGCCGGCGTCGAGCTGGAGGTCAAGGCGGACCGGCACGCGCCGTGGCATCCGGGCCGCTGCGCCGTGCTCATGGCCGGCGACGTCCTGGTCGGCCACGCGGGAGAGCTGCACCCACGCGTGATCAAGGCGTACGACCTGCCGCCGCGGACCTGCGCGATGGAGCTCGACCTGACCCGCCTCGAACCGCTCGCCGCCGGCATGGTGCCCGCCCCGGACATCACCACCTTCCCGGTGGCCACGCAGGACGTGGCGCTGATCGTGCCGGAGACGGTGGCGGCGGCCGACGTGGAGGCCGCGCTGCGCGCCGGCGTGGACGGGCACGGAGCCGGTGAGCTCCTGGAGTCGATCCGGCTGTTCGACCTGTACACGGGCGAGCAGGCGGGCGAGGGCAACAAGTCGCTCGCCTACACGATGCGCTTCCGTGCCGCCGACCGCACCCTGACGGCGGAGGAGACGACCGGCGCACGCGACGCCGCGGTCGCCGAGGCCGCCGAGCGGGTCGGCGCGGTCCTGCGCGGCGGCTGA
- a CDS encoding serine/threonine-protein kinase: MSERVLAGRYHLVGPIGHGGMGVVWRARDETLGRDVAVKELLLAAGLPESERTEAYRRAIREARAAALLDHPDIVTVHDVVTEDDRPWIVMELVSGVSLDRAAPLPPQAVAAIGLRILGALRAAHRRGILHRDVKPTNILLADDGRVVLTDFGIASLEGDPSITRTGAFVGSPGFVAPERLRESPAGPASDLWSLGATLYTAVEGRQPFERATPMAALGAVLTDEAPPPVRAGPLAPVLGRLLVKDPAARISADDVERALGQVAAGMPSGLPGPRPPAPRRAGPPLAAAAAVVLVATVVTVAFRSQGADHPRHRSVTTAVSTPPAPATPSAGAGRYVSPFDFCSLLSAHQVGELIPGAARFPVDDAHSCGWGRAARHQGVLVSAEPVYDPEAELTRDDPWTTTPAEARQQFKELLDADRKGGVNIAWGWDEVGVRRTGAHESDARHVSGTGDEAYVNETFHGDVMERAEVTFRDSNLLLRLLFVSADGTGDAARIRGDALKAARWVSQALRRRP; encoded by the coding sequence ATGTCCGAACGGGTACTCGCCGGCCGCTACCACCTGGTCGGGCCCATCGGCCACGGCGGCATGGGCGTCGTGTGGCGGGCGAGGGACGAGACCCTGGGCCGTGACGTCGCGGTCAAGGAGTTGCTCCTCGCCGCCGGCCTGCCCGAGTCCGAGCGCACCGAGGCGTACCGGCGGGCGATCCGCGAGGCACGGGCCGCGGCGCTGCTCGACCACCCGGACATCGTCACCGTCCACGACGTGGTCACCGAGGACGACCGGCCGTGGATCGTGATGGAGCTGGTCTCCGGTGTCTCCCTCGACCGGGCGGCCCCGCTGCCGCCCCAGGCGGTGGCCGCGATCGGCCTGCGGATCCTGGGTGCGCTCCGTGCCGCGCACCGGCGCGGCATCCTGCACCGTGACGTCAAGCCGACCAACATCCTGCTGGCCGACGACGGACGGGTGGTCCTGACCGACTTCGGCATCGCCAGTCTGGAGGGCGACCCGTCGATCACCCGTACCGGTGCCTTCGTGGGCTCACCCGGGTTCGTCGCTCCCGAACGCCTGCGTGAGAGTCCCGCAGGACCCGCGTCCGACCTGTGGTCACTGGGAGCCACGCTGTACACCGCCGTCGAGGGCAGGCAGCCGTTCGAACGGGCCACCCCGATGGCGGCCCTCGGCGCGGTCCTCACCGACGAGGCGCCCCCTCCCGTACGCGCCGGGCCCCTCGCGCCCGTGCTGGGGCGGCTTCTCGTCAAGGACCCGGCCGCACGGATCTCCGCGGACGACGTGGAGCGTGCGCTCGGGCAGGTGGCCGCCGGGATGCCGTCCGGACTGCCGGGTCCTCGGCCGCCCGCCCCGCGGCGCGCGGGCCCGCCGCTCGCGGCGGCGGCCGCCGTGGTTCTCGTCGCGACGGTGGTGACCGTCGCGTTCCGCTCACAGGGGGCGGACCATCCGCGGCACCGATCCGTGACGACCGCCGTGAGCACGCCGCCCGCCCCGGCCACCCCGTCCGCGGGTGCCGGCCGTTATGTCAGCCCGTTCGACTTCTGCTCGCTGCTCTCCGCGCACCAGGTGGGCGAGCTGATCCCGGGTGCCGCAAGGTTTCCGGTCGATGACGCGCACTCCTGTGGCTGGGGCCGGGCCGCCCGGCACCAGGGTGTTCTGGTGTCGGCGGAGCCGGTCTATGACCCGGAGGCCGAACTGACGCGCGACGACCCATGGACGACCACGCCCGCCGAGGCGCGCCAGCAGTTCAAGGAACTCCTCGACGCCGACCGGAAGGGCGGCGTCAACATCGCCTGGGGCTGGGACGAGGTCGGCGTCCGGCGGACCGGCGCACACGAGAGCGACGCCCGTCACGTCTCCGGCACCGGTGACGAGGCCTACGTCAACGAGACCTTCCACGGCGACGTGATGGAGCGGGCCGAGGTGACCTTCCGCGACAGCAACCTGCTCCTGAGGCTCCTGTTCGTTTCTGCGGACGGCACCGGCGACGCCGCGCGAATCCGCGGGGACGCGCTGAAAGCCGCCCGATGGGTGTCGCAGGCCCTGCGGCGGCGGCCGTGA
- a CDS encoding serine/threonine-protein kinase has product MGVAGPAAAAVTRVLGGRYRLVEPLGRGGMGTVWRALDEMLGRAVAVKELTLPRGVAPGHRAALCERAAREARVSSRLKHGSIIRVHDVITEDDRPWIVMELLTGRALDEAGPLSPRRVAEVGLAVLEALGVAHAQGVLHRDVKPGNIFLCDDGRVILADFGIATLEGDASLTASGGLVGSPGYIAPERLRGERGGPPSDLWSLGAALYTAIEGRPPFARQTPMGMLSAVLTEEPGQPLRAGPLGPVLLALLARDPARRPPAEVAARWLRSVAGGGTPVIPARPPDTEGRSRAAVPTEPGGRRGHDGRGRRTAVIAAAAVALAAMVPAAFLLRHGNATSPTAKRTAPPPDPVRGRFASAPPPCSLITSPEATRLGTAPSPAPRSQGCSWDDMSGGSIDLQLELFAPTGALNAPKLAESYYADKKRQIGIAAHAEDKIHSAQSGVTDIPATGDAAFVYDATDGVDAGLSSTVWLRSSNLVVQVVYADHVGTTSAAQVRRHAIEAARTVGGRLGHM; this is encoded by the coding sequence ATGGGTGTCGCAGGCCCTGCGGCGGCGGCCGTGACGCGGGTGCTGGGCGGGCGTTACCGGCTGGTGGAGCCGCTGGGCCGTGGCGGTATGGGCACCGTCTGGCGGGCCCTTGACGAGATGCTGGGGCGTGCGGTCGCGGTCAAGGAGCTGACGCTGCCGCGCGGGGTCGCTCCCGGCCACCGCGCCGCCCTGTGCGAACGCGCGGCACGCGAGGCACGGGTCTCGTCCCGCCTGAAGCACGGCTCGATCATCCGCGTGCACGACGTGATCACCGAGGACGACCGCCCCTGGATCGTGATGGAACTCCTGACGGGCCGCGCCCTTGACGAGGCGGGCCCCCTGTCCCCTCGGCGGGTCGCCGAGGTCGGCCTGGCCGTGCTGGAGGCGCTGGGCGTGGCGCACGCGCAGGGCGTGCTGCATCGCGACGTCAAGCCCGGCAACATCTTCCTGTGCGACGACGGACGTGTGATCCTCGCCGACTTCGGCATCGCCACGCTGGAGGGCGACGCGTCACTGACCGCCTCGGGCGGCCTGGTCGGGTCGCCCGGTTACATCGCGCCGGAGCGGCTACGCGGCGAACGCGGGGGGCCGCCGTCCGATCTGTGGTCGCTCGGGGCGGCTCTCTACACGGCGATCGAGGGGCGGCCACCGTTCGCCCGGCAGACCCCGATGGGCATGCTGAGCGCGGTGCTCACCGAGGAGCCCGGCCAACCCCTGCGGGCCGGGCCGCTGGGCCCGGTCCTGCTGGCCCTGCTCGCCCGCGACCCGGCCCGCCGGCCGCCCGCCGAGGTGGCCGCGCGATGGCTGCGGAGCGTGGCGGGCGGCGGAACACCGGTCATCCCTGCCCGTCCGCCGGATACGGAGGGCAGATCACGCGCCGCCGTGCCCACGGAGCCGGGAGGCCGCCGGGGCCATGACGGCCGGGGCCGCAGGACGGCGGTCATCGCCGCGGCGGCGGTGGCCTTGGCGGCCATGGTGCCGGCCGCGTTCCTGCTCCGTCACGGGAACGCCACGTCACCCACGGCGAAGCGCACGGCACCGCCCCCGGACCCCGTACGCGGCCGGTTCGCGTCCGCGCCGCCGCCCTGCTCACTGATCACCTCACCGGAGGCGACGAGGCTCGGCACCGCCCCCTCCCCGGCACCCCGTTCGCAGGGGTGCTCCTGGGACGACATGTCGGGCGGCTCCATCGACCTGCAGCTCGAGCTTTTCGCCCCCACCGGAGCGCTGAACGCCCCGAAGCTGGCCGAGTCGTACTACGCGGACAAGAAACGGCAGATCGGCATCGCGGCTCACGCCGAGGACAAGATTCACAGCGCCCAGTCCGGAGTGACCGACATCCCCGCGACGGGCGACGCGGCGTTCGTGTACGACGCGACGGACGGCGTCGACGCCGGCCTGTCCTCGACCGTGTGGCTGCGCTCCAGCAACCTCGTCGTCCAAGTCGTCTACGCCGACCACGTGGGAACCACCTCCGCCGCACAGGTACGCCGACACGCCATCGAAGCCGCACGTACCGTCGGCGGTCGCCTCGGCCACATGTGA
- a CDS encoding SRPBCC domain-containing protein gives MAFPDRIERVVEIKHPPAKVWTALTSAEGLGTWFGDQATIDLRPGGAAQMTWTEGHHAEMRVERVEEPEVFGFTWHIYGLPDDDPRRTYVEFTLEPAGEGTRLTVVESGFAQLPEDAFRVAFDGNTRGWASELGELVDYLDAA, from the coding sequence ATGGCATTCCCCGATCGCATCGAGCGGGTCGTCGAGATCAAGCACCCGCCCGCCAAGGTGTGGACCGCGCTCACCTCCGCCGAGGGGCTGGGCACCTGGTTCGGCGACCAGGCGACGATCGACCTGCGCCCGGGCGGGGCGGCCCAGATGACGTGGACCGAGGGCCACCACGCCGAGATGCGGGTCGAGCGCGTGGAGGAGCCGGAGGTGTTCGGCTTCACCTGGCACATCTACGGCCTGCCCGACGACGATCCGCGCCGCACCTACGTCGAGTTCACGCTCGAGCCGGCCGGTGAGGGTACGCGGCTGACGGTGGTCGAATCCGGCTTCGCCCAGCTGCCGGAAGACGCCTTCCGCGTGGCGTTCGACGGCAACACTCGTGGCTGGGCGAGCGAGCTGGGCGAGCTGGTCGACTACCTCGATGCCGCCTGA
- a CDS encoding ArsR/SmtB family transcription factor, whose translation MPPDIEAIAEQVFVALADPSRRSILAALASGGPATATDLAGRLPITRQAIAKHLALLAEAGLVTAEPGERRRVRYRLRSAPMQVAQQFLAALARDWDGPLDALMDHLDR comes from the coding sequence ATGCCGCCTGACATCGAGGCGATCGCCGAACAGGTCTTCGTCGCCCTGGCCGACCCGAGCCGACGCTCCATCCTGGCCGCGCTGGCGTCGGGCGGTCCCGCCACCGCCACGGACCTGGCCGGTCGCCTGCCGATCACGCGACAGGCGATCGCCAAACACCTGGCCCTGCTGGCCGAGGCCGGCCTGGTGACGGCCGAACCAGGAGAGCGGCGCCGGGTGCGGTACCGGCTCCGTTCCGCCCCGATGCAGGTGGCGCAGCAGTTCCTGGCCGCGCTGGCCCGCGACTGGGATGGCCCTCTCGACGCGCTGATGGACCACCTCGACCGTTGA
- a CDS encoding SRPBCC family protein, which produces MIDQSFTSSFSVEKTPNEAFDAITNVRGWWSEEIDGGTAELGDEFTYRYEDEHRCTMRLTEVVPGRKVSWLVLENYFDQTEDTTEWAGTTVAFEISEKDGRTEVRFTHQGLVPEYACFDACSSAWGFFVNGSLRSLITTGEGQPNRRRVPAEEAARGR; this is translated from the coding sequence ATGATCGACCAGAGTTTCACCAGCAGCTTCTCCGTGGAGAAGACTCCTAACGAGGCCTTCGACGCCATCACGAACGTTCGTGGATGGTGGTCGGAGGAGATCGACGGCGGCACCGCCGAGCTCGGCGACGAGTTCACGTACCGCTACGAGGACGAACACCGCTGCACGATGCGGCTGACAGAGGTCGTCCCCGGCCGGAAGGTCTCCTGGCTGGTGCTGGAGAACTACTTCGACCAGACCGAGGACACGACCGAATGGGCGGGCACCACGGTCGCCTTCGAGATCTCCGAGAAGGACGGCCGGACCGAGGTCCGCTTCACGCATCAGGGCCTGGTTCCCGAGTACGCGTGCTTCGACGCCTGTTCCAGCGCCTGGGGCTTTTTCGTCAACGGCAGCCTGCGGAGCCTGATCACCACGGGTGAGGGGCAGCCCAACCGCCGGCGCGTTCCCGCCGAAGAGGCGGCCCGAGGCCGATAG
- a CDS encoding DUF899 family protein, translating to MPEIVTAEEWQEARDELRLAEKEATRALDALAARRRRLPMVAFDTGYAFETPEGTRSLLDLFEDREQLVVYQFMDNGPDHYCPGCTWFTNNVPSTAPALLAAQGISWMTVSNMPLAQIEKYWARMGWTLPFVSSRGTTFARDSGAGEGFQLSVFLRDGANVYRTYATTGRGIDRLAFVTGVLDLTVFGRQEDWEDSPPGWPQQPTARFPNTMPLRGEALSFGRFR from the coding sequence ATGCCGGAGATCGTTACGGCGGAGGAGTGGCAGGAGGCTCGCGACGAGCTGCGCCTGGCCGAGAAGGAGGCCACCCGCGCGCTCGACGCGCTCGCCGCGCGCCGTCGTCGCCTCCCGATGGTCGCGTTCGACACCGGGTACGCGTTCGAGACGCCGGAGGGCACCAGGTCCCTGCTCGACCTGTTCGAGGATCGGGAGCAGCTGGTCGTGTACCAGTTCATGGACAACGGCCCGGACCACTACTGCCCAGGCTGCACGTGGTTCACGAACAACGTTCCCTCGACCGCGCCGGCCCTGCTGGCCGCGCAGGGGATCAGCTGGATGACCGTGTCGAACATGCCGCTCGCGCAGATCGAGAAGTACTGGGCGCGGATGGGCTGGACACTGCCGTTCGTGTCCTCGCGCGGCACGACGTTCGCCCGCGACAGCGGTGCCGGTGAGGGGTTCCAGCTCAGCGTGTTCCTGCGCGACGGCGCGAACGTCTACCGGACCTACGCCACCACCGGCCGCGGCATCGACCGGCTCGCCTTCGTCACCGGCGTCCTGGACCTGACGGTGTTCGGCCGGCAGGAGGACTGGGAGGACTCCCCGCCCGGCTGGCCCCAGCAGCCCACGGCCCGCTTCCCGAACACGATGCCGTTGCGCGGCGAGGCCCTGAGCTTCGGGCGATTCCGGTAG